A stretch of Coccidioides posadasii str. Silveira chromosome 2, complete sequence DNA encodes these proteins:
- a CDS encoding uncharacterized protein (EggNog:ENOG410PU4N~BUSCO:5225at33183) has product MSVQRPGFPLSFEPFSPTPSDTVVWSSDSESEIDDASRTAKRRKIEHLAREYLEGKPLFIFSASLKGPFDKGWANPWKQDRRLLGEQAAECRDEGASINPTGITLESPRSARSHGPPTLANRCHSDTQVQNSETYQECRDSADEERKASGRPMDATRPTSNPLFAPERISIGSRSSIEKNQGASRHPSTTKWLKKDRTKLDRHATDRPRSPSPTPAPRSVRDISQTTVQNRCSFGHTNTMLGSRTPNATEVRVPGFTPINRHVRNATSSPIAAPVTAASRKKPRKSGAKTNMEPRGAASPYSKKSTSPRPRSSGGPCNNGDRAVVHMATATTSGKGSTNQEEPFATTDTMPDSFKYHRVARQASKQKRITSKVTKSDFSHGHSSSKANEEKPKKPTPSLMSNASAGPMLSGPVECQEHISTSVSLNLPSAQVIPDQAAYQNQMISLHSTEYAATNGMLISPARDGLDLWSTQAALPIARKSLQDDSVNPEIKGQGDQTKDRKSLQRSDTENGVNGQITPFQSFYTPRKRNASDHAHPATQGPSSTHAIINEIIPYDVSTAKKAQFEHNSPGSNLHSHPQRDDFDGHNKTSSEPHAKPVHPRGQPSIRPASNHSNEAPKASIPYEDFSRESSGTALPFTLPSTNGTRQHDGQGFIAGLGNFDLDQAIADAGSFLQSWELHAEVSFQTNRTVASSTGQPAQSILHTSTTRNT; this is encoded by the coding sequence ATGTCTGTCCAACGCCCAGGCTTCCCACTCTCCTTTGAACCGTTCTCTCCAACTCCCTCGGACACAGTTGTCTGGTCCTCAGACTCTGAAAGCGAGATCGACGATGCTTCTCGCACTgcaaaaaggagaaaaatcGAACACCTGGCTAGGGAGTATTTAGAAGGAAAACCGCTGTTCATCTTCAGCGCCAGCCTGAAGGGACCTTTCGACAAAGGATGGGCGAACCCATGGAAACAGGACCGGAGATTATTAGGGGAACAAGCTGCCGAATGTCGGGATGAAGGGGCGTCAATAAACCCTACCGGTATCACACTTGAATCACCCAGGAGTGCCCGATCTCATGGTCCACCTACCCTCGCGAACCGCTGCCATTCAGATACCCAGGTACAAAACTCAGAGACGTATCAAGAATGCAGAGATAGCGCAGATGAAGAACGAAAAGCGAGTGGACGACCTATGGACGCGACGCGGCCTACATCTAATCCGCTATTTGCGCCTGAGCGTATCTCAATAGGCTCCCGTTCCTCAATAGAAAAGAATCAAGGCGCATCGCGCCATCCATCGACCACTAAGTGGCTCAAAAAAGATCGTACGAAACTTGATCGCCACGCAACGGATCGTCCTCGCTCTCCTAGCCCAACACCTGCTCCTCGGTCTGTGAGGGATATTTCACAAACCACAGTACAAAACCGATGCTCATTCGGCCACACAAATACGATGCTCGGTAGCCGAACTCCTAATGCGACCGAGGTCCGTGTGCCTGGCTTCACTCCAATCAATCGTCATGTACGCAACGCCACGTCCTCTCCAATCGCTGCTCCAGTCACAGCAGCGTCACGGAAGAAGCCAAGGAAATCGGGTGCCAAAACCAACATGGAGCCCCGAGGAGCAGCTTCTCCATATTCCAAAAAATCGACATCTCCGCGACCGCGCTCTTCCGGTGGACCTTGCAATAATGGTGACCGTGCGGTAGTACATATGGCCACCGCCACAACCAGTGGAAAAGGATCTACTAACCAAGAGGAGCCTTTCGCTACAACCGATACCATGCCTGACTCGTTCAAATATCACCGTGTCGCTCGCCAAGCCTCAAAACAGAAGCGCATAACAAGCAAGGTCACCAAGTCGGACTTTAGCCACGGTCATTCCTCCTCAAAGGCGAATGAGGAAAAGCCAAAGAAACCGACTCCCAGTTTGATGTCAAACGCCAGCGCGGGGCCCATGTTGTCAGGGCCGGTTGAGTGTCAAGAACATATCTCAACCAGTGTATCTCTCAATCTGCCGTCGGCACAGGTTATACCCGATCAAGCAGCATACCAGAATCAAATGATTTCCCTTCATTCGACTGAATATGCCGCTACAAATGGCATGCTCATTAGTCCAGCCCGGGACGGCTTGGATCTATGGTCAACACAGGCTGCGCTACCTATCGCGCGGAaatctcttcaagatgacTCCGTTAATCCAGAAATTAAGGGTCAAGGAGACCAAACGAAAGATCGAAAGTCGTTACAAAGATCAGATACTGAAAATGGTGTGAACGGCCAAATCACTCCGTTTCAATCTTTCTACACACCTCGAAAACGAAATGCTTCGGATCATGCCCATCCCGCGACGCAAGGGCCTAGCAGCACACATGCAATAATCAATGAAATCATTCCCTATGATGTTAGTACGGCGAAGAAAGCTCAATTTGAACATAACTCGCCAGGCTCTAACCTCCACTCTCATCCACAAAGAGACGACTTCGACGGGCATAACAAAACTAGTTCAGAGCCTCATGCAAAGCCTGTACACCCGCGCGGCCAACCCAGTATACGCCCAGCATCTAACCACTCGAACGAAGCACCCAAAGCCAGTATTCCATATGAGGACTTTTCACGTGAATCTTCGGGCACAGCTCTGCCTTTTACGTTACCGTCAACGAACGGAA